Genomic window (Pseudomonadota bacterium):
AAAGCTGCCCAGTCTTATCAGATTATTTTGACCAAAACAGATAAAGTTTCTAAGTCTCATCTTTTAGAGATTAAAGAACAAGTCGCGAGAAGCTTGAAAGGGCATGTAGCAGCTTATCCTGAGATTCTTGCAACAAGCTCACGGGATAAAAAAGGAATTGATGATTTAAGAAAAAGCTTTTTTGAGGCCTTATTCCCAAAGATTTCAACAGAAGAAGATATATCAAAAATTAAAATAAAAGGGCTTTAAGATGATGAACCGGTGTGCTTGGGTTGATGTGGATAAACCCCATTATGTTCATTACCATGATATGGAATGGGGCGTTCCTGTCCATGATGATCAAAAACATTTTGAAATGCTTATTCTTGAAGGGGCTCAAGCAGGATTATCATGGGAGACGATTCTTAAACGACGTGAAAATTATTGTCGACTTTTTAAGAATTTTGATCCTCAAAAAGTTGCTTCCATGACAGATAAAGAATTGGAAATTCTCTTAACGGATTCTTCTATTATTCGAAATCGACTGAAAATTTTTTCAGCACGAAAAAATGCCCAGGTTTTTATAAAAATTCAACAGGAATTTGGATCTTTCGATGCCTATGTTTGGAAGTTTGTTGATGGAAAACCTAAAATAAACCGACCTCTTACGCTTCAACAAATTCCCACATTTTCGTCTGAATCGAATGCGCTCTCAAAAGACTTGAAAAAGAGGGGCATGAGCTTTGTTGGATCAACAATTATATATGCGTATATGCAAGCCGTGGGGCTTGTGGATGATCACACGAAGAATTGTTTTAAGGTAGTTTAAGGATTTTTAACATTTATATAAATCTGAGATTTTTTAAAGCTCTTTTAGCAGCGGTTGTGGTAACGCTCCTCGGTTGATAAAAGAACGTTACCTTTTTTCAATTTTTAAAGCCCACAGGAAGTTAAAACTTCTTCTTTTTTTAATGCCGATGGGATAAAAATTAATTTTTTTGAACAGTTCCGCCTTGAATTTTTCCCTTTATTTGAGATCCTTCTTCAACATAGATTTTTCCTTTTCCAGATTCGAACGTAACATCTCCTTCAATAACACTTTTATTTGTAAGTCTTAATTCTTGAGGTTTTTCATCTGAATTATCTCCAAACCAAGCTAAGAATGAGCTTTCAATGCTGCTGTTCTTTTTAATTAACAAATCGCGCGCTGTTGTCTCATTAAAGAGAATTTTATTTGCCGTGATGGTCATATCTCCAAAGTCGCTGTTATTCGCTGTCATGTTGCCAGTTGCAGTTGTTTTATCGCGAACGGCTAATTTTGTGGCGTCAATAGGACCTGAAACAGTCAAGTTTTGACAAAGAATTTCTGATACTTTAAAAGGTCCAGAAACCGTTAAATCCGCAAAATAACCTTTACTTCCTGTAACAGGACCTGTGATGACAGCCTCTTTTTGAACAGTAAGGTTCTCAAATCCTAACGGACCGGTAACAACAAGGTTTTCAAATATTCCGTCTGTTCCTTCTACAGGGCCTGTAATTGTTCCTGTATGGGTAACACTAAGTTTTTTAAAATTGAGCGGCCCTATAATGGAAAGCTCTTCAGTTTTAACTTCTGAGAGTTTTGCACTTCCCATTGTTGAAATATCTTTTACAACCGTGTTGGATAGATTAGTCTCATCAGCAGAGAATATTTCTCCAGAAGAGATACAAAAGAGAAGGGATAGAGGGATAAGAAAATTTTTTTTCATAAGAGGATTTCCTTTTTATTTTATTAAATTTTTAACCACATGAAAGATAATGTTTCATATAATTTTATTAGAAGCAAGAGGATAAATAGTTATATAACCTTTATGGAAAACTTTGAGAAAGCATGAAAAGTTTCATGTCGCAAATGACTCTTTCTTTGCCAGGTGGTT
Coding sequences:
- a CDS encoding DNA-3-methyladenine glycosylase I, whose product is MNRCAWVDVDKPHYVHYHDMEWGVPVHDDQKHFEMLILEGAQAGLSWETILKRRENYCRLFKNFDPQKVASMTDKELEILLTDSSIIRNRLKIFSARKNAQVFIKIQQEFGSFDAYVWKFVDGKPKINRPLTLQQIPTFSSESNALSKDLKKRGMSFVGSTIIYAYMQAVGLVDDHTKNCFKVV